A window of the Henningerozyma blattae CBS 6284 chromosome 10, complete genome genome harbors these coding sequences:
- the UBP12 gene encoding putative ubiquitin-specific protease UBP12 (similar to Saccharomyces cerevisiae UBP12 (YJL197W); ancestral locus Anc_1.137) has translation MDPEDNDSMENNNISTPLVMENTPSTKNQPEQAEDDQPTENNNNIPNDIDHSINHNTYSDNLIDDPVDVELIDESTAKDNNNVNNSDRLDLNAATIYNNNVTNRSVLEEQRQIVDDLLDEFKKTAQEGSRVFIIPQTWYVNFLNADLAENLDPINTKLICKDFDNFIFKDYNRFPYVSIPQSVFEKFFEWYGLAANSQPIEAFLIWDNENNTLVTEFNRLSFRLHHLTLSNQSQGTTSNSYHYHNMRERNNVVYFSASRFHTVKQLTARALDVFLQTEKQFDNDTTNLKVWVVSNNKNKPRPDKAKNSNNSTSIVDDDIADIDEEAGNDDASVSNSVSSVDDPILSTTYRINPRQFIEFGSKIRLTREHFETILKDCDFPLEDFVIEVKPKGKQHHWLSNYFKYNYLVPSTGTLGLVNLGNTCYMNSALQCLIHLPKFNEYFLLNGYQKEINLDNPIGYQGNVANAFGKLIHKLFEERIIDNESEKSSFSINSFSPTNFKSTVGYCNSMFSGYLQQDSQEFLAFILDGLHEDLNRILKKPFVEKPSLPENSNYKDYKVIKKLADDTWEAHLKRNDSIVTDLFVGMYKSTLQCPDCHNVSVTFDPYNDLTLPLPVETIWNKVIKIFPSNSPPCSLEVELEKTSTYNDLKEYISRNTGIAASDLFGFEIFSNTFYSNYEAPGSNGQFLPLQELIADSDDVIFYEIPDRENNIVIPILNMKIDKGFRSPRLFGVPFFITLTNEEASNPGFVRYIIEKYYTMLSGGFIEFPLFSSFDGDTNISQLPELSKKYPDIDFTLLEDFLKYSNPDESSKVNQYFDIRISKGLNNVTTMKSNTGLFDNSYVWTPSSSQQYGNAKDIKEFLHPVIRDIYDYASLFQSENLSDEPHDIELPEFNTDFNQLVNNSNNVINNNVANDIPSKNSHTPSIHSSEQPDLQLDSLLADLTENIQTNVSELDKNFKISNNEISTNNTNPTTLDNINIDSSVPNDLQINMEDIDIDNALDIPERVDSTENYSKQILFNHDVILCQWDDSRINTVFYDEQRFTNWEKPAVLKNTELEKKREEQIFEKEKTILLDDCLRLFSKPEILGLQDSWYCPTCKDHRQATKQIELWNTPDILLIHLKRFENQRSFSDKIDAVVNFPITDLDLTPHIVCTDQEKSNIYDLIAVDNHYGGLGGGHYTAYVKNFVDQKWYYFDDSRVSLADPQRSISGSAYLLFYVRRSSENPIKHQTLDKILEESRNKYSEELEELRAKQDLLYETNRTDTESESESESELETNSDSDSRTDSDDLQTDASPEEKNKLLEEKGLKEINTISDDLQGDYIELANDSDTGEKMNSNNSDMDVDTDDAPIEKTSDNLEDNPQNSHDFSVNPTRSENYCHESLEVGQTTKLEDTDRSEDNTGRRKLRLLNRNYGNCIDSTSSSNGSNSDHELLANDASSVTGSISGQLKKDEPIIAKSPESGEEF, from the coding sequence ATGGATCCTGAAGATAATGATTCcatggaaaataataatatatctaCTCCTCTGGTAATGGAAAACACTCCTTCAACGAAAAATCAACCAGAACAAGCTGAGGATGATCAGCCTACTgaaaacaacaataatattccTAATGATATTGATCATAGCATTAACCATAATACTTATTCGGATAATTTGATCGATGATCCTGTAGATGTTGAACTAATAGATGAATCCACAGCAAAGGATAATAATAACGTGAATAATAGTGACCGTCTAGATCTAAATGCTGCAACTATTTACAATAACAATGTCACAAACCGATCTGTCTTAGAAGAACAAAGACAAATTGTAGATGATCTGTTGGACGAGTTTAAAAAAACTGCTCAAGAAGGTTCAAGAGTATTCATCATTCCACAAACTTGGTACgtgaattttttgaatgCTGATTTAGCCGAAAATCTAGATCCTATTAATACAAAGTTAATTTGCAAAGATTTCgataatttcatcttcaagGATTATAACAGATTTCCTTATGTATCAATTCCACAATCtgtatttgaaaaattttttgagtGGTACGGCTTAGCTGCAAACTCACAACCAATTGAAGCTTTCTTAATATGGGATAACGAAAACAATACGCTGGTTACTGAATTCAATAGATTATCTTTCCGCCTTCACCATCTAACATTATCAAATCAATCTCAAGGAACAACTTCCAATtcttatcattatcataataTGAGAGAAAGAAATAATGTAGTCTATTTTAGCGCTTCAAGGTTTCATACTGTTAAGCAATTGACTGCTAGGGCACTTGATGTATTTCTTCAAACTGAAAAGCAATTTGATAATGACACCACTAATTTAAAAGTATGGGTagtttctaataataagaataagCCAAGGCCAGATAAGgctaaaaattcaaataactCTACTAGCATCGTTGACGACGATATAGCTGATATTGATGAGGAAGCAGGCAATGACGATGCTTCAGTTTCAAATTCAGTATCTTCTGTGGATGATCCCATATTATCAACTACATATAGAATAAATCCAAGACAATTTATTGAGTTTGGTTCCAAAATTAGGTTAACTAGGGAACACTTCGAAACTATTTTAAAGGATTGTGATTTTCCACTTGAAGATTTTGTTATTGAAGTTAAGCCAAAAGGTAAGCAACATCATTGGCTCTCGAACTACTTTAAATACAATTATTTGGTGCCATCGACTGGTACCTTAGGTTTAGTTAATTTAGGCAATACTTGCTATATGAATTCGGCCCTACAATGCTTAATCCATTTACCAAAGTTTAATGAATACTTCCTATTGAACGGCTatcaaaaagaaattaatttagaCAATCCAATAGGATATCAAGGTAATGTAGCAAATGCTTTTGGGAAATTAATACATAAGTTATTTGAAGAACGgataattgataatgaGTCAGAAAAATCTTccttttcaataaattcattCTCACCCactaattttaaatctaCAGTTGGATATTGCAATTCTATGTTTTCAGGATATCTACAACAAGATTCACAAGAGTTTTTGGCATTTATATTAGATGGATTACATGAAGacttaaatagaattttaaaaaaaccATTTGTAGAAAAGCCATCGTTACcagaaaattcaaattacaAGGATTATAAAGTGATTAAAAAGTTAGCTGATGATACATGGGAGGCTCacttaaaaagaaatgattCGATTGTTACCGATTTATTTGTTGGGATGTATAAATCTACTTTACAATGCCCAGATTGCCATAATGTTTCCGTAACTTTCGACCCGTATAATGACCTAACATTACCATTACCTGTAGAAACAATATGGAATAAAGTTATTAAGATTTTCCCTAGTAATTCTCCACCTTGTTCACTCGAAGTTGAATTGGAGAAAACATCTACatataatgatttgaaagaatACATTTCAAGGAACACTGGAATTGCTGCTAGTGACTTATTTGGTTTTGAGATATTCTCAAATACTTTCTATTCAAATTACGAAGCTCCTGGATCCAATGGCCAATTTTTGCCGTTACAAGAGTTGATAGCTGATTCAGATGATGTGATATTTTATGAAATACCTGACagagaaaataatatagtaATACCAATCTTAAATATGAAGATAGACAAAGGTTTTCGAAGCCCAAGACTATTCGGTGTTccattttttattacattaACCAATGAAGAAGCCTCAAATCCTGGATTTGTAAGATATATCATTGAGAAATATTATACTATGCTAAGTGGTGgttttattgaatttccTTTATTTTCGTCATTTGATGGTGATACAAATATATCTCAATTACCTGAATTATCTAAAAAATATCCAGATATTGATTTCACACTACTAGAAGATTTTCTTAAATACTCTAATCCTGATGAAAGCTCCAAAGTgaatcaatattttgatattagaATTTCCAAAGGTCTAAATAATGTTACCACTATGAAGAGCAACACAGGACTCTTTGATAATTCATATGTATGGACCCCTTCTAGCAGTCAACAATATGGAAATGCTAAGGATatcaaagaatttttacACCCAGTAATCAGAGATATATATGATTATGCATCTTTATTTCAATCAGAGAACCTATCGGATGAACCACATGATATTGAATTGCCTGAATTTAATACCGATTTTAACCAATTAGTTAATAATTCCAACAATGTTATTAACAACAATGTGGCAAATGATATACCATCAAAAAATTCTCATACCCCAAGCATACATTCTTCGGAACAACCTGATTTACAACTTGACTCTTTACTGGCGGATTTAACTGAGAATATTCAAACCAATGTTAGCGAACTggataaaaatttcaagataagcaataatgaaatatcgACCAATAACACAAATCCTACTACTCTTGATAACATAAATATAGATTCTTCCGTGCCAAATGATTTACAAATTAATATGGAAGATATTGACATAGATAATGCTCTTGATATACCAGAGCGTGTTGATAGTACAGAAAACTACAGcaaacaaatattatttaatcatGATGTTATTTTATGCCAATGGGATGATTCCAGAATTAATACTGTATTTTATGATGAACAAAGATTCACAAACTGGGAAAAGCCTGCAGTATTAAAGAATACAGAATtggaaaagaaaagagaaGAACAGATATTTGAGAAggaaaaaacaattttacTGGACGATTGTTTAagattattttccaaaccAGAAATTTTGGGGCTCCAAGATTCATGGTACTGCCCAACATGCAAAGATCATAGACAAGCTACAAAACAGATAGAACTTTGGAACACAcctgatattttattaattcatcttAAACGGTTTGAAAATCAACGGTCCTTTAGTGATAAGATTGATGCTGTTGTGAACTTCCCAATTACCGACTTGGATTTAACTCCTCATATCGTGTGTACAGATCAGGAGAAATCAAATATCTATGATTTGATAGCTGTCGATAATCATTATGGTGGTCTAGGGGGTGGCCATTATACAGCTTACGTAAAGAATTTTGTGGATCAGAAGtggtattattttgatgatTCAAGAGTAAGTCTTGCAGATCCGCAACGTAGTATCAGTGGTTCAgcatatttattattctatGTGCGTCGTTCTTCGGAAAATCCCATCAAACACCAAACATTagataaaattttagaagaatctcgtaataaatattctgaAGAGTTGGAGGAACTAAGAGCGAAACAGGATTTGTTATATGAGACGAACAGGACAGATACTGAATCTGAATCTGAATCTGAATCTGAGCTTGAAACCAACAGTGATAGTGATTCCAGAACAGATAGTGATGACTTGCAAACTGATGCAAGTcctgaagaaaaaaataaactgttagaagaaaaaggactgaaagaaataaatacaatatCAGATGATTTACAAGGCGACTATATAGAATTAGCAAATGATAGCGATACTGGTGAAAAAATGAACTCCAATAATAGTGACATGGATGTTGATACCGATGATGCTCCTATCGAAAAGACATCAGATAATCTGGAAGATAACCCTCAAAATTCACATGATTTTTCAGTGAATCCTACTAGATCTGAAAATTACTGCCATGAAAGTTTGG
- the ACO2 gene encoding aconitate hydratase ACO2 (similar to Saccharomyces cerevisiae ACO2 (YJL200C); ancestral locus Anc_1.135): protein MLRFKRTLATETFQNLRTNVPNYNKLSNNLSNIYKLTNNSHPLTLTEKILFSHLQDAEKTFEKINNPIELRGNDYLKLLPDRLAMQDASAQTAILQFITTNHKFTHVPTSIHCDHLIKGSKGLSNDLLPSVQQNNEVFDFLKSASLKFGIEYWPPNSGIIHQIVLENYSAPGLLMLGTDSHTPNAGGLGAIAIGVGGADAVDIMTGNSWELKCPKVMGIHLYGQLNEWCSAKDIILNIVGKLGVKGGTGFILEYFGSGLNNLSSTGMATICNMGAEVGATSSVMPFLPAHERYLAKTNRQFIVEEAKKYKDTLLKSDDNAVYDNVMDIDLSKLEPQLNGPFTPDLSTPISKFGKTSKENNWPQEISAALIGSCTNSSFQDMSRAANILKQAQTVGLKPKIPLYVAPGSAAVRETLKRDGVLDIFQNAGAIILSNACGPCIGQWERDPKVEGPNTILTSFNRNFSRRNDGNPQTHNFLTSPEIVTAMAFSNNVNFNPITDSIPIEGTNESFKFKPPTGKELPDSNFAKPTDESVAAIWSNPDENVQISVDSNSSRLELLKPFPKWSGNELKTLVVLKIKGKCTTDHISPAGPWLKYKGHLTNISENTLIGSINAETNETNTCYDLDGSQYTVPGLMKKYKSENIPWSVVGEHNYGEGSAREHAALSVRFLGGQMVLVKSFARIHETNLKKQGILPLWFTKDSDYDLIGSGDVLETIGLKDLIKMGVDNGEFVNGGLLKLKITKPDGNEHIIDVKHTMSNDQLDFFKQGSAVNCMSA from the coding sequence ATGCTTCGTTTTAAAAGAACTCTGGCAACAGAGacatttcaaaatttacGCACCAATGTTCCTAATTATAACAAATTATCCAATAATTTATccaatatttataaattaacaAACAATTCACATCCTTTAACTTTaactgaaaaaattttattttcacaTTTGCAAGATGCAGAGAAgacttttgaaaaaattaataatccaaTTGAATTGCGTGGTAATGATTacttaaaattattaccgGATCGATTGGCTATGCAAGATGCATCTGCACAAACTGCTATTTTACAATTCATTACTACAAACCATAAATTCACACATGTCCCCACGTCTATTCATTGTGatcatttaattaaagGTTCTAAGGGTCTCTCTAATGATCTTTTACCTTCTGTACAACAGAATAATGAAGTATTTGATTTCTTGAAATCAGcttctttgaaatttggTATAGAATATTGGCCACCAAATTCAGGGATTATTCATCAAATAGTCTTGGAAAATTATTCTGCGCCTGGTTTATTAATGTTGGGGACAGATTCTCATACTCCAAATGCTGGTGGTCTTGGTGCCATTGCTATTGGGGTTGGTGGTGCTGATGCTGTGGATATTATGACAGGGAATTCTTGGGAATTGAAATGTCCAAAAGTAATGGGGATTCATTTGTATGGACAACTAAATGAATGGTGTAGTGCAAAGGATATTATCTTGAATATTGTTGGGAAATTAGGTGTTAAAGGTGGTACAGGTTTCATCTTGGAATATTTCGGTTCAggtttgaataatttaagTAGTACCGGTATGGCTACCATATGTAATATGGGTGCAGAAGTAGGTGCTACTTCAAGTGTAATGCCCTTCTTACCAGCTCATGAAAGATATTTGGCAAAAACAAATCGTCAATTTATCGTGGAAGAAgctaaaaaatataaagatacTCTCTTAAAATCAGATGATAATGCTGTATATGATAATGTTATGGATATTGATCTTTCAAAATTGGAACCACAATTAAATGGACCTTTCACGCCTGATCTTTCAACtccaatttcaaaatttggtaaaacatctaaagaaaataattggCCACAAGAAATTTCAGCTGCTTTAATTGGTTCTTGTACAAACTCTTCCTTCCAAGATATGTCAAGAGCTGcaaatattctaaaacAAGCACAAACTGTGGGATTGAAACCAAAAATCCCTCTTTATGTAGCGCCAGGTTCGGCTGCTGTTAGAGAAACTTTAAAACGTGATGGTGTACTtgatattttccaaaacgCAGGTGCTATCATTCTTTCTAATGCATGTGGTCCTTGTATTGGTCAATGGGAAAGAGATCCAAAAGTTGAAGGTCCAAACACGATATTGACTTCTTTTAATAGAAACTTCAGTAGACGTAATGATGGTAATCCACAAACTCATAACTTCTTGACATCTCCTGAAATTGTTACTGCAATGGCCTTTTCTAATAACGTTAATTTTAATCCAATAACTGATTCTATCCCAATAGAAGGTACAAATGaatcattcaaatttaaaccTCCAACGGGGAAAGAATTGCCAGATTCAAATTTTGCCAAGCCAACTGATGAATCAGTGGCTGCGATTTGGTCAAATCCAGATGAAAATGTACAAATTAGCGttgattcaaattcttccCGATTAGAATTGTTAAAACCTTTCCCAAAATGGTCAGgtaatgaattgaaaactTTAGTTGTATTAAAGATTAAAGGTAAGTGTACTACTGACCACATTTCACCAGCTGGTCCATGGTTAAAATATAAGGGACACttaacaaatatttcagAAAATACATTAATTGGAAGCATTAATGCTGAAACTAATGAAACTAATACTTGTTATGATTTAGATGGTAGTCAATACACCGTTCCAggtttaatgaaaaaatacaaatctGAAAATATTCCTTGGTCTGTAGTTGGAGAACATAATTATGGTGAAGGTTCTGCTAGAGAGCATGCTGCATTGAGTGTAAGATTTTTAGGTGGTCAAATGGTATTAGTTAAATCATTTGCAAGGATTCATGAaacaaatttgaaaaaacaaGGTATTTTACCATTATGGTTTACTAAGGATTCCGATTATGATTTGATTGGTAGCGGGGATGTTTTAGAAACTATCGGTTTGAAAGATTTGATTAAAATGGGTGTTGATAACGGTGAGTTTGTAAATGGAggattattaaaattgaaaattacaAAACCTGATGGAAATGAACATATTATTGATGTTAAACATACAATGTCTAACGATCAAttggatttttttaaacaagGGTCTGCAGTTAATTGTATGTCTGCTTAA
- the PHO90 gene encoding SPX domain-containing inorganic phosphate transporter (similar to Saccharomyces cerevisiae PHO87 (YCR037C) and PHO90 (YJL198W); ancestral locus Anc_1.136) codes for MRFSHFLKYNAVPEWQSHYLDYNSLKDLIYTLQTKELQLNDQGAEDTSNELDISLKEKLKKKLLFKKKRANSSGTDKTEQAPNSSTVETFSVNNFQDLENNYIEYSSNPNDNKEKTLIQEETIELSNFNTRPRTSTSSYSSSLNSILQDPKDVFIQSLNVQKYKIDEFYKRLENKLLDKYAALINDLLSQNIITPDFKKASTPLPPDLAESVTPEDSEEEEEEEDFTNDNTALLNYKDFNIESQKLSLLKQTITNCYIDLCQLKSFIELNKLAFSKITKKFDKVLKYNTRQELIQSNSLFKDSYTFTNDTIFQLNEKILRLIDFYSIINNYTILESKTELKKLLHDHIIWERSLEWKDMLGLESHDLNHPSLDNTPTANDILLEKLHLTYYKYPLPSFLQLHSKYLTWENAAIPKFFFTWKAAKIAFIFVFTAILLGVKTFNDRVEGRCMALVECCALLWATEAIPLFATAFLVPLLTVLFKVLKNSDGSTMSGAAASSTILSAMWSSTIMILLAGFTLSEALAQYDIARVFASWLLAGAGTKPRNVLLMAMGVVFFLSMWISNVAAPVLTYSLLSPLLDPLDASVPFARALVMGVAIAANIGGLSSPISSPQNVISMDYLKPYGIGWGQFFAVALPTGILSLILAWGLMCLSFNINKTKLEKFVPVKTRFSLKQWFIIGVSLATILLWCVESQIEGAFGSSGQIAILPIVLFFGTGILSTNDLNTFPWSIVVLAMGGIALGKAVSSSGLLSTIALALQKRIQNDGVMSILCIFGVLMLVVGTFVSHTVSAIIIIPLVQEVGDKLPDPKAAPILVFGCALLASAGMGLASAGFPNVTAISMVDKKGNRYLNMMMFLSRGVPASLIVFVCVITLGYGIMHSVLH; via the coding sequence ATGCGTTTCTCTCATTTCTTAAAGTATAATGCAGTTCCTGAATGGCAGTCACATTATTTAGATTATAATTCTTTGAAAGATTTGATTTATACTTTACAGACAAAAGAATTGCAATTAAATGACCAGGGCGCTGAGGATACATCAAATGAGTTGGATATTtctttgaaagaaaaattgaagaaaaaattattattcaaaaagaaaagagcCAATTCTAGTGGTACTGACAAGACTGAGCAGGCTCCAAATAGTTCTACAGTGGAAACTTTTTCtgttaataatttccaagatttggaaaataattatattgaatattcttctaatccaaatgataataaagaaaaaactttaattcaagaagaaacaattgaattatcGAATTTTAATACACGTCCAAGAACTTCAACTTCTTCttattcatcatcattaaattcaattcttcAAGACCCAAAAGATGTCTTCATTCAATCGTTAAACGtccaaaaatataaaattgatgaattctATAAAAGattggaaaataaattattagataaataTGCTGCTTTAATCAATGATTTATTGtcacaaaatattattactccAGATTTCAAGAAAGCTTCAACTCCTTTACCACCAGATTTAGCTGAGTCTGTAACTCCAGAGGattctgaagaagaagaagaagaagaagatttcACTAATGACAATACTGCTCTTCTAAATtataaagattttaatattgaatcaCAAAAGTTATCTCTTTTGAAACAAACTATCACAAATTGCTATATTGATTTATGCCAATTGAAAtcatttattgaattaaataaattagccTTTAGTAAAATTactaaaaaatttgataaagttttaaaatacaatacaagacaagaattaattcaatctaattctctttttaaagattcttATACATTCACTAATGACACAATTTTCCAATTAAACGAAAAAATTCTACGTTTGATCGATTTTTACTCCATTATAAACAATTATACTATTCTTGAATCCAAAacagaattgaaaaaattattacatgATCATATTATCTGGGAAAGATCTCTAGAATGGAAAGATATGCTGGGTTTAGAATCCCATGATTTAAACCATCCTTCTTTAGATAATACTCCCACAGCAAATGATATtctattagaaaaattacatttaacatattataaatatccATTACCTTCatttttacaattacattccaaatatttaacttgGGAAAATGCTGCAattccaaaattttttttcacttggAAAGCTGCTAAAATcgcttttatttttgttttcacCGCTATTCTTTTAGGTGTAAAGACTTTTAATGATCGTGTGGAGGGTCGTTGTATGGCTCTTGTGGAATGTTGTGCTCTATTATGGGCTACTGAAGCTATTCCATTGTTTGCTACAGCTTTTTTAGTTCCACTTTTAACAGTCCTTTTCAAAGTGCTAAAAAATTCAGATGGTTCTACTATGTCAGGTGCAGCTGCTTCTTCAACAATTCTCTCAGCTATGTGGTCTTCAACAATCATGATTCTTTTAGCTGGGTTTACCTTAAGTGAAGCCCTAGCCCAATATGATATAGCAAGAGTATTTGCCTCTTGGTTATTAGCTGGTGCAGGTACAAAACCAAGaaatgttttattaatgGCAATGGGGGTggtatttttcttatcaaTGTGGATTTCAAACGTTGCTGCTCCAGTTTTAacatattcattattatctcCATTATTGGATCCCTTGGATGCCTCAGTTCCATTTGCAAGAGCTTTAGTTATGGGTGTTGCTATTGCCGCAAACATCGGTGGTTTATCTTCTCCAATTTCCTCCCCACAAAACGTCATCTCAAtggattatttaaaacCTTATGGAATCGGTTGGGGCCAGTTTTTTGCAGTTGCACTACCAACAGgtattttatcattaattttagCTTGGGGTTTAATGTGTTTATCATTTAACATTAATAAGacaaaattagaaaaattcgTACCTGTTAAAACCAGATTTTCCTTAAAACAATGGTTTATTATTGGCGTTTCTCTTGCTACAATTTTGTTATGGTGTGTTGAATCTCAAATTGAAGGTGCTTTTGGTTCCTCAGGACAAATAGCAATTTTACCAATTGTTTTATTCTTTGGTACTGGTATATTATCtacaaatgatttaaatacaTTCCCTTGGTCAATTGTAGTATTGGCTATGGGTGGTATTGCTTTAGGTAAAGCTGTTTCATCATCAGGCTTATTATCAACTATTGCTTTAGCGTTACAGAAACGTATCCAAAATGATGGGGTTATGTCTATTCTTTGTATTTTTGGGGTTTTAATGCTTGTTGTTGGTACATTTGTCTCACATACAGTCTctgctattattattatcccATTAGTTCAAGAGGTTGGTGATAAGTTACCAGATCCTAAAGCTGCTCCAATTTTGGTCTTTGGCTGTGCCTTATTGGCTTCTGCTGGTATGGGTTTAGCCTCTGCTGGTTTCCCTAATGTTACAGCTATTTCAATGGTCGATAAAAAGGGCAATAGATATCTAAATATGATGATGTTCCTGTCAAGAGGTGTTCCAGCATCTCTGATAGTATTCGTCTGTGTTATTACTTTAGGTTATGGTATCATGCATTCAGTCCTacattaa